The window TAAAGCAGGCTCGCTATCCTGTCACAGTCGTACTAACCGGTGGAGAACCATTATTAAGGAAAGATATTGAAACCTGTGGCAAAGAATTGAGAAGAAGAGGCTTCAGGTGGAGTATGGTTTCAAATGCCTATTTGTACAATGAAAATAAACACAATTCATTGCTTAATGCGGTTATGGGTGCATTGACTTTCAGCCTTGACGGCATGGAAGAAAATCATAACTGGTTGCGAAATTCAAAGACGATTTTTAAAAAGGTAGATAAAGCAATTGATCTGGCAGTCAGTTCTTCAAGATTGAATTTTGACATTGTAACCTGCGTCAACCAGCGGAATTTGAATGAACTGCCGGATATTTACGATTACTTAATTCGAAAAGGGGTGAAAGCATGGCGGTTATTCACCATTGCCCCTATTGGAAGGGCTGTCACGAATAAAGAATTGATGCTCAAACCCGGCCAGTTAAAACTATTATTGGATTTTATCGCAGGCAAAAGATCGGAAAAAGTAATGGATATGAAATTCAGCTGCGAAGGCTATGTTGGTCATTATGAAAACCTGGTAAGGGATGGTTTTTTCTTTTGCAGGGCAGGGATAAATATTGGTTCTGTTTTAATTGACGGATCCATCTCTGCCTGCCCGAATATTGACAGAAGTTTTTCACAGGGGAATATTTATCATGATAATTTCTTTCATATATGGCAGACAGGATTTCAGGATTTTCGCAACAGGGATTGGGCAAAGAAGGGTCGATGCAAAAACTGCAAGGATTTTAAATATTGCCAGGGTAACGGGCTTCATTTTTGGCATGGGGATAAAGAGAATGTGCTGGTTTGTCACAAAGAACAATTGGACAGTTGGACAGTTGGATAGTTGGACAATTTAACAATTTGACAATTTGACAATCATTCAAATCCCTTATATGCTTAACTTTGTAAAATCTTTCACACTAAACTATAGTATTACTAAAATGAAACAGCTCTCAACCATCTTCATCGCGTCTCTTATTGCAATTTCTGCCAGTTATGGACAAAGTGTCATGACCGAAAAAGGATCAAAATCTTGTTCTGATAAGAAATCATCCGGATCATACAGCCTCCGGGAGATCAGCAGTCCGAATTCACCCAGGCATGCTTTTGACATTTTGAATTATACACTGAATTTTGACCTGTGGAATAATTTCCAGAGCCCTTACCCACAAACCTTCACGGCTACCGAAGTGATCACTTTTAAGGTAGATACTGCGCTGAATATGATTAAACTGAATGCGGTCAATACATCTCTTCTGATCCAGTCGGTAAGTCTTTCAGGCTCAACTTTCACCCATATTGATGATACGCTTGCCATTACCCTTGACCGGATTTTTAACGCCGGTGAAATCGTATATGTCGGTATTGCATACAGCCATAAAAATGTTGAAGATGGCGGCTTTCACGCCAGCGGTGGATTCGTTTTCACTGATAACGAGCCGGAAGGCGCCCGCAAATGGTTTCCCTGCTATGACAGGCCTTCCGATAAAGCAAAGGTGGACATCACAACAAAGGTCCCTTTTGATGTTCTGCTTGGCTCAAACGGCCGCCTGGCTGATTCTGTTACCGTAGCCGATACCACCTGGTTCCACTGGATCAGCCGCGACCCCGTTGCCACTTACCTTACGGTCATGTCAGCAAAGAAGAATTGGAACCTGGACATCGTATACTGGGATCGTCCCTCCACCCCTAACGAACCGATGCCAATCCGCTTTTATTACAACAACGGTGAGAACCCTTATGGCATGGAGCAACTGGTTCCCCAGATGGCATCCTATTTCTCGGATAACTACGGGGAGCATCCTTTTGAAAAAGACGGCTTTGCTGCGCTGAATAATGAATTTGCCTGGGGAGGCATGGAGAACCAGTCACTTACCAGCATTTGCCCTGGCTGCTGGTATGAAAGCCTCCTCTGCCATGAATTTGCACATCAATGGTTCGGCGACATGATCAGTCCCGGCACCTGGGCCGATATCTGGCTGAATGAAGGATTTGCCACCTGGTCGGAAGCGTTTTGGTATGAAAAGGACGGAGGTTATGACGCTTATATTAGCGAAATCCAATATGACGCCAGTTATTACCTGTCGGCAAACCCGGGATGGGCCGTTTATGTACCTGAATGGGCCATCAACACACCGGATAACAGCATCCTTTTTAATTATGCAATTACCTACTGTAAAGGCGCTTGTATGTTGCACCTGCTTAGGTATTCCCTGGGCGACGACCTGTTTTTCCCGGCACTTTATGATTATGCAACGGATACGGCAGATTTTAAATATAAAACCTCCATTACCGACGATTTCCAGGCTAAATTTGAAGCATCCACCGGGCAGGATCTTGACTGGTTCTTCGAATCCTGGGTGAAACAACCCAACCATCCCATTTACGAGAACGAATACAATATTAATGATAACAATGGAAGCGGAACCTGGAACCTGAATTTCCTGGCCAACCAGGTACAGACCAATACCGGTTTTTTCCCGATCCCGATAGAAATCTACGTTTATTTTGTCGGTGGAACGGATACCACAATCCGGGTGATGAACGATGTAAATCAACAGGTATTTAGCTTCACTTTCGACAAGCAACCGTCTAATGTGTTCTTCGATGTGCAGAATGAAATTGTGCTGAAAGAAGCTTCGCTGACGATCGGTATCAATGAGGAAAACATCGGCGAGCAGTCATTCAGTCTGCAACAGAACTATCCAAACCCGGTGACCGGTCAAACCACCTTCA of the Bacteroidales bacterium genome contains:
- a CDS encoding TIGR04133 family radical SAM/SPASM protein encodes the protein MFDHLRTKVSQNLFLKFKQQESKIHEISYLFWECTSRCNLNCLHCGSDCSKDNHHADMPMEDFFKAIDTIKQARYPVTVVLTGGEPLLRKDIETCGKELRRRGFRWSMVSNAYLYNENKHNSLLNAVMGALTFSLDGMEENHNWLRNSKTIFKKVDKAIDLAVSSSRLNFDIVTCVNQRNLNELPDIYDYLIRKGVKAWRLFTIAPIGRAVTNKELMLKPGQLKLLLDFIAGKRSEKVMDMKFSCEGYVGHYENLVRDGFFFCRAGINIGSVLIDGSISACPNIDRSFSQGNIYHDNFFHIWQTGFQDFRNRDWAKKGRCKNCKDFKYCQGNGLHFWHGDKENVLVCHKEQLDSWTVG
- a CDS encoding T9SS type A sorting domain-containing protein, whose translation is MKQLSTIFIASLIAISASYGQSVMTEKGSKSCSDKKSSGSYSLREISSPNSPRHAFDILNYTLNFDLWNNFQSPYPQTFTATEVITFKVDTALNMIKLNAVNTSLLIQSVSLSGSTFTHIDDTLAITLDRIFNAGEIVYVGIAYSHKNVEDGGFHASGGFVFTDNEPEGARKWFPCYDRPSDKAKVDITTKVPFDVLLGSNGRLADSVTVADTTWFHWISRDPVATYLTVMSAKKNWNLDIVYWDRPSTPNEPMPIRFYYNNGENPYGMEQLVPQMASYFSDNYGEHPFEKDGFAALNNEFAWGGMENQSLTSICPGCWYESLLCHEFAHQWFGDMISPGTWADIWLNEGFATWSEAFWYEKDGGYDAYISEIQYDASYYLSANPGWAVYVPEWAINTPDNSILFNYAITYCKGACMLHLLRYSLGDDLFFPALYDYATDTADFKYKTSITDDFQAKFEASTGQDLDWFFESWVKQPNHPIYENEYNINDNNGSGTWNLNFLANQVQTNTGFFPIPIEIYVYFVGGTDTTIRVMNDVNQQVFSFTFDKQPSNVFFDVQNEIVLKEASLTIGINEENIGEQSFSLQQNYPNPVTGQTTFTYSLQEDVQVSLALFDMSGKKVLSLVTGHQNRGTHVLTADLSKLGTGIYLCRLSARNNSTTKRIAVVR